tcttcagttttctttgagGGAAAGGAGACACAATTCATCAAGTGGAATCTGGGACCAACATTGATCATTGCATATAATTTGAGTGTAGCcgctttttaatattgttttcacTAGATAATTCTAGTCATTGTGTTTATTGTTACCTTGGTTCTTTATTCATTCTAAATTACTTCCTACAAATCTTCTTACATTTCTTGTAATTTCTCATCTTTGCTGTTTCCTATGATGCAATAATGTTCTATTGTATTGCTATAACAATCATTTTCTTGTCACTTCTAACTGATTCCTGGCTTTCTGGTTCTTAATTAAATCAAAAATgcttttatgaatattttgtcccctttataaactttttcttccttctatttttgaCATCCTTAGGGTACATTCCTAGTAAAAGGATTGTTACTCTAATAGAAAAGAGCAAGTTAGtgatttattttccagaatagCTGGCTTAGTTCATCCCTGTACCACCATTGTATTAGTGGGTGTCTTCCCACAGTCACTTCAACACTACTTCTGGCATTTATCATCTTTGCTAATTTTCTGTAtacaagacaaaaacaaacaaacaaacaaacaaacaaacaaacaaaaaactcagtttacttaatttgcattttgcttGGTATTGGtgatttgctcattttaaaaagctGATTGTTGATAGtatttctttatttgcatttcttcttttgaaaatgattCATAACCTTTGATTGCATATTTAATGGGAAACAGTCCAGCCTTGTATCTGTGACAATTCCACACTGTAGATTTTTGacacaaatatttttctcattcaaatttttccccttattttagtTGCATCAATTTTGAGtaacatcttttaaattttatgaaaagtTGTCTTTCTTCATCTCTATATCAGCTGTTCTGTTCTGAActtttcttttagttctaaaagTTGTCTCCTTCCACTCATCtgtttttttttgaaatgatgtgctaattttatatttaggttgtttatccattcatttttagtgaaaaaaatctcatttcctaCCGTATAGTACTACATTTAATTTTATGGAAGGGTTTGTTTTCACCTCTAACTTCACTTCTGCTAAAGCCTTTTAAAATCATGTTGCATTTTTTGCAACTAAGAATACTAAAGACTATCTCTTTGTTACATGTTAAGATGCAATGAAAGAGATGTTTATACTTCTCCTTCAGGCCAGAGATCCCTTCTCTCTGACAGGTGCATTATAATGGGATTTTACCATAGTACACtgtttttaagaataaaaggactttttttttaagggagacCCCTTAGCGATTTTAGTTCAGTTTTGGTTCTGAAATGAATTAGTTGTTTGactttggataaattattttaatggccttgggcctcagtttctcacctGTTACACTGGGATAGAAATGGGCCCTTTCACTACTTTATAGGTTTGTTATAATGAACAAGTGAAACATTGCCTGTGGAAGTGCTTTAAAAGAACCCTGCATGGTGCCAGGCCATGGAAGTTCTCCCCCCTCTCCCAACCTATATTGAACCTGACTGGAATATCACTTTTAGGATAAAAGGATTAATTGAGGAACTTAAATGCCCATGTAAATGAGCCTAGGCCCTCTGCTGCGGTCAGGTGCCGCCGACAGCGCTCGTCCTGCATCTCCTCAGGCTACAGATGCTCGCTGCCATCCCACTTATCTCGGGCGTTCCCCTTCAGCGCATTAAGCAGAGTGAGGGGGAAAGCCCCGGGAACCCGTCACTGCGGTATTCGGAGAGGAATGACACACACAGCACGCGGGGAGCAGCCCCGCTAGCTCTGGTCCCCGGATCACTTTATTTATCCCGAGAAGCGCCCTCACGGCCCCTCCTTCACGGACCGGGACGACCTGGAGATCCACAAACAGAACTTCAGAACTCTCCAGGAAGCGGACTTGCAGCCTTTTGCTTTGTTACTAATCTTTAAAACCGGTAAAGCACGTTTCTCATTTCCAGTTAAGGGAACAATGTTTAAGCACTAGAAAACAAtcgggttttttttaatttttcttctttgtcttttaatCCTGCTCGAGAGCCCTCCCCCTCTGAGGCACGAAACCAGCCAGGGAATACAGCGGCAAACGCAGCGGCTCCCGGGGCGCGCTCCCGGCCCGACTCCAGTGCGGGAGAGCAGTGTCAGCTTGCGGCCGAGCCGGGGGTGACGGAGAGAACTTCTGCCCTTGGCGGGAAGCAAGCACTGGGGCAGCCGTGAGGCTGAAGGAACGctgtttctcctctttttcctgtcTTCTACACTCTATAAACGAACAGCAAACAATCAGATGagtaaataaatgataaagagtAAACTACGTAAATAGTATGAAAACCCTCCAAACCCGCACACCCCCACTTCTTCGTGCCGGCGGAGACGGGCCGAGTTTTCTCCGTTACGGAGCCGAAGCCCCACCCCGGGTTTAGCAGGACCTCGTTGCGCCGGGCCTGGCTGGAGATTGCACCATCCCCTCCGCGTGCAGCTGCGGAGCGCAGCCGGAGCCGGCCCGAGGGAGCGGGGCTCCTTCCCGGCGGCCCGCAGTCGGCGCCGCGGCCCGGCAGACACGGAGCACCTGTGCGAGCGGAAACTTACCGTCCCCCTCGGCGCCCTCTTTGCCAACCGCAAGCTCCCGCTTCGCCTTCCCTCCCCGCAGCAGGAGTAGCTCCGGGGGAGCGCGAGGGCGGGGCCGTCTGCCTCCTGCGCCGCGGGGTGCCCGGGCGCGCCTAGGCTTGCGAGCGAGTGCAGCCGGGGCCGGCCCGAAGCTGCCAAGCGGCCCAACCTTCGTGCCTTAGCCCGGGCGCCCGGCGGGCGGTGCAGTCCCCATCGTGGGTCCCTAGGGGGCGTAGCAGGCGCAGAAAGAGGCCCGAGGGGACCCAGAGGGAGGGCGTAAAAATCCACGCAGGCGGGCCCCCGATAGTTTGAAAACAACCGAGGGGGGTCAGGCTCGGGACCGGGGCGGGGGAGAGGGGGAGTAGCGGAGGGAAGAGCGGGACACGCCAGAGCCACCTCGGCTCCACCAATCAGCTCCGGGCTGAGGGCGGCGCGTGTGGCCGGGCTGTGAATGggaagcggcggcggcggcggcgggtgAGTGTTGGCCGCGCTCTCGCGGCGGCGGCTGGAGGCGGCGGGCGGGCGGGCCGGCGGAGGCGCCTCTGCGCCGTCTCACTTTTATTCGCGGAAGGACTCGGGCGCCGGGGCGGGTGATGGCGCCCCGGACCCTCTGCGGGCGCTCCGGGTGCGTCGGGAGGgcggggagggaaggagggagaggagcgGAGAAAGTGAACCCCTCTCATCTCGTTCTCAGCGAGGGCATGCTCCCGAGCgcgccccccacccccagctgtGGCGGCGGGGGCCCGCGGACGCCCCTGCCCTTCCGCTGCTGCCCGCGGCCTCTGGGGATGCCCGGAGtccggggggagggggcgggcccGAGGCAGCAGGTCCCGGGGAGACTTGTGGAGCTGTGACACACGCACGCCCCGCCCCGCACCCCAGAGCTTCACCTCTCAGGACGCCCCTTCCCCAACATCCTCACCTCTCTCTCAGGACGCCCCTTCCCCAACATCCTCACCTCTCTCTCAGGACGCCCCTTCCCCAACATCCTCACCTCGCAGTCTCCGCagtcccttctccccaccctctttcTCAGGACGTCCTCTCTCTAGCAAAATCCCCCAATCCCCAGAAATCCCCCTTTCCCAAGAACCCCCTCCATTCTTCTTACCTCAGGAATCCCTTTATTCTCACTTCTCCCCCCACTAATCCCCACTGCCCTGTATTCTTACCCCCACATCCCAGCACTAACCGCTTTCTGACATTCTCTCCTTTCCTAAATATTATTACCCCTTCTCCCAAAGTCCCCTCTCCCCAgcattctctcttcccccccctagAGTCCTTACTCCCCTGCCCCAAGTCCCGTGGTCCTCCCTTCCGAGGACCCTCCCCCCCAACATTCTTACGTACCCCCTGACTCCAGCAGTTCCCTTTCCCCAGAATTTTCATCCTGCCCCTCTGGAGCCCTACATCTCCCCAGCATCTTTACTTCCTAACCCACTCagtcccctctcccccaaattcttccctctccctccaagaaccttttttttcccagcaattttacCCTCCTTTATACCGGCAAACCTGTTCCCTGCATTCTCATCACCCCAACAGTTTCCACCAGCATCCTCATCCTGCCTAGCAGGTTGTCTGGTCTATGCTCCTCCGCAACATTCTTATAGTCTTCCCATCATATTCCTCAAGTTATAGATTCTTTCATCCCTGGAAGACCCCTTCCCCCCACCTGCTTCAAGGGGTCTTGGGCTGGAGGGGTTGTCCCTCACTTCCTCagattccccctttttttctcatcCTCACTCTTCTCAGCTCCTTCAGTCTCTGTCCTTACCCACACCTCCCTTTTGAACATTGGATGCTCCCGACTGTCCTCCCTTACTGCCTGTAAGAGTTCAGGCGATTTTCTCTTAGATCTAGTGTTCTTTCCTCTACTCTCTTATTCCTCTATAACCCAGCCCTAAATCCTCTTCTCTGAGACGTTCCCGTCTTGCCCTTTCTTGCCAGTGCaaacctcccttcttcctttcctctagcCTCTCTTCCCGGCTCTCCCCTAGTCTTTCCTgcacacccacccacacccaccccCTCCCGCAGTGGCTTCTTCTTAGTCCACCTCACCCCCGCCCCACTTTCTGCTCTCTCTATCATCACACACACCACCTGGCCACCCTCCCTGCCAGGTCCGTGGCAAACCCGAGCGAAGAGAACTAAGCCACTTACCTGCCCGAGAAAACCTCTTGATCTCCTATCTTCCTCTGCCTGCTCCCAGTATAGATCAGAGCTTTTCTATATCTTAGGAAAGCGGGTACAGTTGCTTATTTCTGGGTGCATTCAACTAAGAGGTTGGAGGATGTTTGGAGACTCCCCTTTCTACTATCCAGTTAATTTTGCAGTGGTCTGAAATAAAACATCCCTACCGGAGGATGAAGATGACAGTGTTTCCTTCCGTCCCTTTTCttctgtgttgttgttttttccccccaagtgATAAAAGAATGTAATATTTCACAGGGAACTGAAAACTGGAAACTTACCATGATCAGTGAAAATCTAATGGGAATATAGTTTTCGTCCTCTTTGCGGTATATGAAAGGTACTCTCTGGCTTGCCGTCTTCAATTGCTGGCTGGGGAGAATGGAACAATCTCGTGTTTGTTATAGTGCTGCGATGAAGGATCCAGATTTACCGAAATACTAGCCAGCGTCAGTAAACTTGCTCTGTCTCAGCCTGTGTAGAAGGCATTGGATGTGACAAGGCAGAGAAACATGTGCTTCACATTTCTGACGGGTTGTTTTGGTGCAATCAATACTTCTACAAGATACATTGATTTAGATGGCGATTATAATACAGTCATGCACACAGAGTATTGCCTTCGGGTTGCATGTAAAGTGAGCACAAACCACCAGGTCCTTGCCTCTTATGAACAAGAGAAGCCAGTATTCCCCAAACTTCAGCATCGGAGCAACAGGAATACAAGTTCCTACTTAACCAAAGAAAGCCCAGCCTCACAGTGGGCTGGGAGGAATGATGATGAAAACGTGCATTCGGATCTGAAGGCAGTCAGGGAGGATATAATGATTGGAAGAGGAGTCGGAGGAGAGATTATGGCACGAAGGAATAGCTGGAGAAAACAAATGATAAAGTTCAacttatgtttctttttcttctgtcgtGGATGGTGGGCGTTTCTCTTGCTTCAACTCCACATGTTTCAAGCATTGGCACAAGGTAGGCACAGAGATATTTTGTTCTTATAGACATATTTGGTCCTATCTCCTTCTTAGAAATTAAGAAATGCTGGTTTAGAAGCATGGTAATTTTTTTTGGATTAAAGAATTAAGTGGAATAGTATTTATGATCAGTAAGTATTTTCTGCATGGTAATGGAAATGCCTGTATAATCCTATCTGTATGTGTTTGCAACCTGCTTCAAACCCAATTCCTTTCTCTCTAAtaccatatttttatttaaaaaacatttttttattaataaaatactaaTCAGCATTTAGCTATCTCTAAAGTTATGCCAAAAGAATAATGGAACCTCTACCTAGGGATAAAGGGTTAAGTTTATATTGTGTTTTAATGAATCAatgtagagaaaatgaaaaaaaaaaaaaagcttgcatAGTCCTAAGTAGAACTCAGACTCAGTCCTAAGTAGAACTCTAAAATCCTTTTAGAATTGAGAAGCATGGTAGGTGAGCTTTGGTTTTATTAtgattcactttctttcttttttttttttttttttttttgaaatgccaCAAAACATTTAATTGTTTCAAAATTGCAATTGATTCATAGCTAGGTTTTTCCACACCAGAAATTCTTCCATGCAACTGAGTCTTTAAATGGTGGGTGACAAGCCAACAATAGACATGAACTGTGAAGTGTCAAGtcactttaaatttcatttatttttattgcttttctctcttctccctccctccttttcctccattcTCTTAAATTGTTGAATTCATTTGGATGTGTAAGGCAGAGTAAGTGTTAAGATTGGATGTTCCAAAAGTTTAAATGGAGCTCTGACTGTTGTTGATTTTTGGCCCATGTTACTTTTTCTTGTGCTTAAACAAAATAGTGGTTCCTAAATCGAGGAAAGATGATCTGGTGACTTGTCAAAGTTAATGAATGTTTATAAACTTGtttctattttgaaatatttattctaaACCAAGAACA
This sequence is a window from Sminthopsis crassicaudata isolate SCR6 chromosome 1, ASM4859323v1, whole genome shotgun sequence. Protein-coding genes within it:
- the LOC141550533 gene encoding uncharacterized protein LOC141550533; protein product: MRMLVETVGVMRMQGTDGAEAPPPARPPAASSRRRESAANTHPPPPPPLPIHSPATRAALSPELIGGAEVALACPALPSATPPLPRPGPEPDPPRLFSNYRGPACVDFYALPLGPLGPLSAPATPPRDPRWGLHRPPGARAKARRLGRLAASGRPRLHSLASLGAPGHPAAQEADGPALALPRSYSCCGEGRRSGSLRLAKRAPRGTSVEDRKKRRNSVPSASRLPQCLLPAKGRSSLRHPRLGRKLTLLSRTGVGPGARPGSRCVCRCIPWLVSCLRGGGLSSRIKRQRRKIKKNPIVF